The following are encoded in a window of Terriglobia bacterium genomic DNA:
- a CDS encoding YIP1 family protein, with the protein MQTIRLLFKVLWSPAESMFLLSKKPRVLVPMLFLCAFSFVAGTVMVMKVDMAELTIRALERSPQGATLSDQQKDLMRQQMNSPVLKSFTFVSTAIGPLLIVFCVTAIYFVLFTIAGREGGFKSFLSITTFAFIPLAVRQAAGVFSVFLIPPSSLMLDELGSLSPAVFLDRDRLSPVVFAAVNMIDLVTIWILILLVIGYGFVARKSLSKGARAACVIGVFLAYAAFRLAFAAFRGI; encoded by the coding sequence ATGCAAACAATCAGACTGTTGTTCAAGGTCTTGTGGTCCCCTGCAGAATCGATGTTTCTTCTTTCGAAGAAACCGAGAGTGCTGGTTCCCATGTTGTTTTTGTGTGCGTTTTCGTTTGTTGCGGGAACCGTCATGGTGATGAAGGTGGATATGGCGGAGTTGACGATCCGGGCCCTCGAACGTTCACCCCAGGGCGCAACCCTTTCCGACCAGCAGAAAGACTTGATGCGTCAGCAGATGAATTCGCCGGTGCTGAAAAGCTTTACATTTGTTTCCACAGCTATCGGTCCGCTCCTGATCGTTTTTTGCGTGACAGCGATTTATTTCGTGCTTTTCACAATTGCCGGGCGGGAGGGCGGCTTCAAGAGCTTTCTGTCCATCACCACATTTGCATTTATCCCGTTGGCCGTCCGGCAGGCGGCAGGCGTGTTCAGCGTTTTTTTAATCCCTCCTTCCTCTTTGATGCTGGACGAGCTTGGCAGCCTGAGTCCCGCTGTCTTCCTCGATCGTGACAGGCTGTCGCCCGTCGTCTTCGCAGCCGTGAATATGATCGATTTGGTAACCATCTGGATCCTGATCCTGTTGGTTATCGGATACGGTTTTGTTGCCAGAAAGAGCCTGTCGAAGGGCGCACGCGCGGCCTGTGTCATCGGTGTTTTCCTGGCCTATGCCGCCTTCCGGCTGGCGTTTGCTGCTTTTCGCGGGATCTGA
- a CDS encoding M23 family metallopeptidase has product MRALLLSLFLAVPAFAQDLDIAVRPDAVYVESLAGNIVPMERTFFHVVLENQSKAPMEIQWVRFDMVNSRGVLFSGQYSGPALMDLFDSAIDRRRIEPTAKQTLILAAAERKAISDVFMDFPKGFVGENLLIEADYKSGGTETSKKTSVQLRRAAAFSGRLPFDGTWYVAAEHSYLDAHKRFLAEAYAYDFLQIGANGKSYQRDGKSNADYYAYGRKVLAAQDGTIVMVRSDVAENVPGETTNLTTPSGNVVIIDHGNNQFGYYAHLKPFTIAVKKGAHVKAGDVLGEVGNSGDSPEPHLHFHVMNNADAAQGDGIPAVFENWKTQAYGRFPVARQLGVLPRGEFVQP; this is encoded by the coding sequence ATGCGCGCCTTGCTATTGAGTCTCTTCCTCGCTGTGCCTGCTTTTGCGCAGGATCTCGACATTGCTGTCCGGCCCGATGCAGTGTACGTGGAGTCATTGGCGGGCAACATCGTTCCGATGGAGCGGACGTTCTTTCATGTTGTTCTTGAGAATCAGTCCAAGGCGCCGATGGAGATCCAATGGGTCCGGTTCGATATGGTGAACTCCCGGGGAGTTCTCTTCTCGGGCCAGTACTCCGGCCCTGCTTTGATGGATCTGTTCGATAGCGCCATCGATCGAAGGCGGATCGAACCGACTGCCAAACAGACGTTGATTCTGGCCGCGGCGGAGCGGAAAGCGATCTCCGATGTCTTCATGGATTTCCCGAAGGGGTTTGTGGGCGAAAATCTCCTGATCGAAGCGGACTACAAATCAGGAGGCACAGAAACCTCAAAAAAAACTTCCGTCCAGCTCCGGCGGGCCGCCGCATTCTCGGGAAGATTGCCTTTCGACGGAACGTGGTACGTGGCAGCCGAACACAGCTACCTCGACGCGCACAAGAGATTTCTGGCCGAGGCTTATGCCTACGATTTTCTGCAAATAGGAGCGAATGGCAAGAGCTACCAGCGGGATGGCAAGAGCAACGCCGACTATTACGCGTACGGAAGGAAGGTTCTTGCCGCCCAGGATGGAACAATCGTCATGGTGCGCAGCGATGTCGCGGAGAATGTTCCCGGCGAAACGACCAATCTGACGACGCCCAGCGGAAACGTCGTCATTATCGATCACGGCAATAATCAATTCGGTTACTATGCGCACCTCAAACCCTTTACCATCGCCGTCAAGAAAGGTGCTCATGTCAAGGCGGGCGATGTCCTTGGCGAGGTTGGAAATTCCGGCGATTCTCCTGAACCCCACCTTCACTTTCACGTTATGAACAATGCCGACGCTGCTCAGGGTGACGGAATTCCTGCAGTATTTGAGAATTGGAAGACCCAGGCCTATGGCCGGTTCCCTGTGGCGCGGCAACTCGGAGTGCTTCCACGGGGGGAATTCGTGCAGCCTTAG